The DNA sequence AGCCGCGCGCGAGCCGCCAGAGCGTCGCGAGATCCAGCACGTACCCCTTGGCCTGCCCGGTCGCGGCGAGCCACTCGTCCACACAGGACTCGTCGCAGAAGAGCCGCTGGTGCCCGCAGGTGCGCAGCACGTCTTCCCACATCCGCGCGGCGGGCACGAGGAAGTGCGCCACCTGGGCACCGTCCGGCGGCCCGGCGCGGCCGACGACCAGCGCGTGCGGCCGCTCGCAGCCGGGACACCGGGTCGCGACCAGCACCTCCGGCTCGGCTTCGACGAGGTGGGGGACGGCGAACGAGTCCCAGGCGCAGCCGCCCCACCACAGCGTGCGCGCTCCCATCACGGAGAAGCCGAACGACCGAGCGGCGAACGGGTGCGCCAGCACGACGTGCTCGAACTCGTCGAGCACCAGGTGGTGGGCGGCGGCGAGGCGGTGCAGCGCCTGCTTCGCCACGGCGAGCGACCCGCCCGCCGCGTCGGCCAGCTCGGACGCCGTCGGCGCGCGCCCGTGGCCGGCGAAGGCCTGGTAGACGGCCAGGCGCACGCTCTCGTCCCAGCTCGCGTCGTCGTCCCTCATCGCTCCCTCCCGGGGTGCGGATCCAGTCTAGTCGGCGGCGGCCGCACGAAACGCACTCGAAAACCACTCGACACTCCGTCTCGGAACACCGGCGGGGGCTCCCGGATGTCGGGCACTGGCCCTTAACATTCGGGTATGACGTCGGTGATCGAGCGGTTGCGAGGAGACGGGCCGAAGTTCTCCATCGAGTTCTTCCCACCCCGGGACACGGCGGACGAGGCCGTCCTGTGGAAGGCGATCCGGGAGCTCGAGCCGTACGACCCGGCCTACATGTCGATCACCTACGGCGCCGGCGGCTCGAGCCGCGACGGCACGATCCGCAGCATCGCCCGCGTCGCGACCGAGACGACGCTGGTGCCGATGGCGCACCTGACCGCCGTCAACCACTCCGTCGCCGAGCTGCGCAACGTCATCGGCTGGTACGCCTCGGTCGGCGTCCGCAACATCCTCGCGCTGCGCGGTGACCCGCCGGGCGACGTCTACGGCGACTGGGTCCCGCACCCCGAAGGCCTGAACTACGCCGAAGAGCTGGTCCAGCTCGTGCGTGAGCTGGGCGACTTCTGCGTCGGCGTCTCGGCGTCCACCTACGGCCACCCGCGCTCGCCGGACCTCGAGCACGACACGAAGTACCTGGTCCGCAAGCTGCGCGCGGGCGCCGACTTCGCGATCGCGCAGCTGTTCCACGACGCCGAGGACTTCCTCCGCCTGCGCGACCGCGTCGCGGCGACCGGCTGCGACGTCCCGGTGCTGCCCGGCGTGATGCCGCTGACGACGCTGCGGACGCTGCAGACGACGATCAAGCTGTCCGGCGCGCCGGCCCCGGCGAAGCTGCTCGACCGGCTCGAGCCGTTCGCCGACGACCCCAAGGCGTTCCGCGCCGCGGGCATCGACGTGATCACCGAGCTGTGCGAGAAGCTGATCGCCGAGGGCGTGCCGACGCTGCACTTCTACACCTTCAACCGGTCGAAGGCGACACGCGAGGTGATCGCGCGGCTCGGGCTGGTGCCGGCCCGCACTTAAGTCCGGCCCGCACTTAAGTCCGTACCGCGGGCCGGTAGTGGACCGGTAGCGTGCGGCGCATGGCTTCTTCTTCCGATGGCGTGCACGGGATCTGCGACCGCTACGTCGACGACTACGCGGCCGCCGACCCGGTCGCCGCGACCTCCTTCGGCATCATCGGCCACGACCACCTGCTGACCGACTACTCACCCGCCGGGTTCGACGAGCGCGCCGCGCTGGCCGCGCGGGCGCACGCCGCGGTGGGCGCGGCCGAGCCCGCCGACGCCGGCGAGCGCTCCGCGAAAGCCGTGTTCACCGAGCGGATCGGGCTCGAGCTGGAGATCCACGAAGCCGGCTTGGACGTCGCGCAGCTCAACGTGATCTCCAGCCCGGTGCAGGAACTGCGGATGGCCTTCGACCTGATGCCGGTGCACACCGAGGCCGACTGGTCGGTCGTCGCGTCGCGGATCGGCGAGGTCCCGAAGGCGCTGGCCGGGATCCGCACGGGCCTGCTGGCCGGCTCCGACGCGGGCCACGTCGCGGCGCTGCGACAGGTCGCGAAGGTCGCGGAGCAGTGCGAGACGTGGGCCGGTCTGAAGGAGGAGAAGGGCTTCTTCAACGAACTCGTGGGTGGCGCCGAGAAGCAGGGCGACGCCCTCAAGGCCGACCTCGCACGCGGCGCGCGAGCCGCCGAAGAGGCGTTCGCGGAGTTCGCCGGATTCCTCCGCGCCGAGCTGGCGCCCAAGGCACCGGTGAAGGACGCCGTCGGCGAGGACGTCTACCGCCTGTGGTCGCGGTACTTCGTCGGCGCGGCGCTCGACCTGCGCGAGGCCTACGAGTGGGGCTGGGCGGAGTTCGCCCGCATCGAGGCCGAGATGCGCGCCGTCGCGAACCGGGTCAAGGCGGGCGCGACCCCGGCGGAGGCCGCGGCGCAGCTCGACGCCGACCCGCGCTACCGCGTCCAGGGCCGCGCCGAGTTCGAGGCGTGGATGCAGAAACTGTCCGACGACGCGCTGAAGTCGTTGCGCGGCAAGCACTTCGACATCTCGGACCGGGTGATGGCGCTGGAGTGCCTGATCGCCCCGCCGGGCGGCGGCGTCGGCGCGTACTACACCGGCCCGAGCGAGGACTTCAGCCGGCCGGGACGCATGTGGTGGTCACTGCCGCCGGGCCGCGACGAGTTCATCACCTGGCGCGAGACGAGCACCGTCTACCACGAGGGCGCGCCGGGCCACCACCTGCAGATCGCGACGGCGGTCGACCAGTCGGACGCGCTGAACAAGTACCAGCGGATGATGGCGTTCACCTCGGGCCACGCGGAGGGCTGGGCGCTGTACTCCGAGCGCCTGATGCAGGACCTGGGCTACCTCTCCGACGACGGCGACCTGCTGGGCATGCTGTCCGAGCAGCTCTTCCGCGCCGCCCGCGTGATCATCGACCTGGGCATGCACCTGGAACTCGGGATCCCGGCGGGCACGGGCTTCCACGAAGGCGAGCGCTGGACCCCCGAACTGGGCCTGGAGTTCATGCTGACCCGCACGATCACCGACCCCGCGCACGTCCGCGACGAGATCGACCGCTACCTGGGCTGGCCGGGCCAGGCCCCGTCGTACAAGATCGGCGAGCGCCTCTGGCTGGCCGCCCGCGAGGACGCCCGGACCCGCGCGGGAGCGTCGTTC is a window from the Amycolatopsis sp. NBC_00355 genome containing:
- the merB gene encoding organomercurial lyase, which gives rise to MRDDDASWDESVRLAVYQAFAGHGRAPTASELADAAGGSLAVAKQALHRLAAAHHLVLDEFEHVVLAHPFAARSFGFSVMGARTLWWGGCAWDSFAVPHLVEAEPEVLVATRCPGCERPHALVVGRAGPPDGAQVAHFLVPAARMWEDVLRTCGHQRLFCDESCVDEWLAATGQAKGYVLDLATLWRLARGWYAGRLERGYRRREPDGVVAYFAEAGLTGPFWAPGARV
- a CDS encoding methylenetetrahydrofolate reductase, with amino-acid sequence MTSVIERLRGDGPKFSIEFFPPRDTADEAVLWKAIRELEPYDPAYMSITYGAGGSSRDGTIRSIARVATETTLVPMAHLTAVNHSVAELRNVIGWYASVGVRNILALRGDPPGDVYGDWVPHPEGLNYAEELVQLVRELGDFCVGVSASTYGHPRSPDLEHDTKYLVRKLRAGADFAIAQLFHDAEDFLRLRDRVAATGCDVPVLPGVMPLTTLRTLQTTIKLSGAPAPAKLLDRLEPFADDPKAFRAAGIDVITELCEKLIAEGVPTLHFYTFNRSKATREVIARLGLVPART
- a CDS encoding DUF885 domain-containing protein, yielding MASSSDGVHGICDRYVDDYAAADPVAATSFGIIGHDHLLTDYSPAGFDERAALAARAHAAVGAAEPADAGERSAKAVFTERIGLELEIHEAGLDVAQLNVISSPVQELRMAFDLMPVHTEADWSVVASRIGEVPKALAGIRTGLLAGSDAGHVAALRQVAKVAEQCETWAGLKEEKGFFNELVGGAEKQGDALKADLARGARAAEEAFAEFAGFLRAELAPKAPVKDAVGEDVYRLWSRYFVGAALDLREAYEWGWAEFARIEAEMRAVANRVKAGATPAEAAAQLDADPRYRVQGRAEFEAWMQKLSDDALKSLRGKHFDISDRVMALECLIAPPGGGVGAYYTGPSEDFSRPGRMWWSLPPGRDEFITWRETSTVYHEGAPGHHLQIATAVDQSDALNKYQRMMAFTSGHAEGWALYSERLMQDLGYLSDDGDLLGMLSEQLFRAARVIIDLGMHLELGIPAGTGFHEGERWTPELGLEFMLTRTITDPAHVRDEIDRYLGWPGQAPSYKIGERLWLAAREDARTRAGASFDIKRFHTQALNMGGMGLDTLRDQLAHLD